A genomic segment from Osmerus mordax isolate fOsmMor3 chromosome 5, fOsmMor3.pri, whole genome shotgun sequence encodes:
- the heatr5b gene encoding HEAT repeat-containing protein 5B isoform X4 (The sequence of the model RefSeq protein was modified relative to this genomic sequence to represent the inferred CDS: added 143 bases not found in genome assembly), whose product MELAHSLLLNEDALAQITEAKRPVFIFEWLRFLDKVLVAANKVDVKEKQKKLVEQLTGLISSAPGPPTRKLLAKNLATLYSIGDTFTVFQTLDKCNDIIKSKDDTPAYLPTKLAAVACVGAFYEKMGRMLGSSFPDTINNLLKALKSAESQGRGEILISLQKVLNGLGGAAASCHRDIYKNARSLLTDRSMAVRCAVAKCLLELQNEAVFMRTTELENVATLCFKALEGSNYGVRVAVSKLLGSVMATALMPKQAAVMRQNVKRASLEEVLELLATGFLRGGSGFLKSGGEMLKGGGSVSREVRVGVTQAYVVFVTSLGGQWLERNFATFLSHVLDLVSHPRATQTHVEAVYSRRCVSFMLRATLGGLMGEKAQIAAGKELCQAISKQMRAVEAVVSDTSGESKAGLADVSASQHVMVCALKELGSLVQSLSATASPLIQEPSVGLLETVTSVLLHPSMAARLAAAWCLRCVAVALPYQLTPLLERCAERINNLKSSPEAVSGYSFTLAVLLGGIHQCPLGIPHSKGKLVVSIAEDLLRTAAQNSRLSLQRTQAGWLLLGALMTLGPSLVRYHLPKMLLLWRNVFPRSQKELEAEKVRGDSFSWQVTLEGRAGALCAMRSFVAHCPELLTEDVIRRLMTPVECAMTMMSHVPAVIKVHGAHLKASAAMVRLRLYDVLALLPPKTYEGSFNALLRELVAEFTLTDNSANTTTSLLRSLCHYDDSVLMGSWLQETDHKCIEDQLQPNSASGSGALEHDPSSIYLRVPVGEAIPGPLPLGVSVIDASVALFGVVFPHVSFKHRLQMLDHFAECIKQAKGVRQQAVQLNIFTAVLSALKGLAENKSTLGPEEVRKSALALVMGALDNPNPILRCAAGEALGRMAQVVGEATFIARMAQYSFDKLKSARDVVSRTGHSLALGCLHRYVGGIGSGQHLKTSVSILLALAQDGSSHEVQTWALHSLALIVDSSGPMYRGYVEPTLSLVLTLLLSVPPSHTEVHQCLGRCLGALITTVGPELQGNGATISTIRSSCLVGCAIMQDHSDSLVQAAAISCLQQLHMFAPRHVNLSSLVPCLCVHLCSSHLLLRRAAVACLRQLAQREAAEVCEYAMSLARKAGDPKGSSPLKLNITETGLEGVLFGMLDRETDRKLCSDIHDTLGHMLSSLAVEKLSHWLKLCKDVLAATTEVGGAVVPLDRGKDEEDSEKKDEMDDDIMFTSLGEEDKAKPSVAPRWVTRVFAADCLCRIILLCENDPKNHFDLAAARAAKAKDPKGDLLVLHLSDLIRMAFMAATDHSSQLRMAGLQALEDIIKKFASVPEPEFPGHVILEQYQANVGAALRPAFSPDTPSDITAKACQVCSTWIGSGVVSDLNDLRRVHNLLVSSLDKVQAGKGSSQLYSESATTMEKLAVLKAWAEVYVVAMKIKKEAESMPARGEDEEEEEEEEDERGAGVLPPDSLVTLVQPELAALSRLWLAMLQDHALLTLPAEFSSQLPPDGGAFYTPETIDTARLHYRSSWAPVLHAAALWLLTTGFGASEEPGGSPLPPRAPGTPALPQARAPSTPALPHHEPPSPSKSFDELVKDRMHLMLGVSIEFLCFPRPEEPLEHVMSCLLALCTLLDSPLAKTHIAQDQLLAVELLNVLHRLLLTRGPPAVQLQVTAVVQETIRAALDHLLQRRQSQGKEEGEKDSSTMGEGGDTGELLPGKSLVFAAMELLVFILVRHLPQLNARVSESPNRAPPQTQRLPPEGALLVAHTVSILAELPSLCSPAGSMTILPTVMFLITGVLRETAVRTADGSVPPPVSAALQAIKSILTSPQARGDATHTQWTGLVRSSLASVLEYAQPDESRPNMDQVSMLTATTLFLLSSSAELAGVSVLQKGCLDLFHNALNSSDPWVQARCYQLLLSVFQQSSRAVSTPYIHALAPVVVEKLRAVERCRPASPAELQGVQEGVRALEGLVAMGDEQNRVQLLALLVPTLISYLLDESDFTSAPQTSKGLHDFALQNLMRIGPLYPAAFKTVIGAAPELKTRLEAAVRANQASSKAKAAARQAPPTVQAAPTIKLKTSFF is encoded by the exons ATGGAGTTGGCCCATAGTCTCCTGCTCAATGAAGATGCCCTTGCTCAAATCACAGAGGCGAAACGCCCCGTGTTCATCTTTGAATGGCTCCGCTTCCTGGATAAGGTTCTTGTTGCAGCAAATAAG GTTGAcgtgaaagagaaacagaaaaagctCGTGGAGCAGCTGACAGGATTGATCAGCAGTGCGCCTGGACCCCCCACGAGGAAACTGCTGGCCAAAAACCTAGCAACCCTCTACAGCATCGGTGACACCTTCACTGTCTTCCAGACACTGGACAAATGTAATGACATCATCAAAAGCAAGGATGACACACCTGCCTACTTGCCCACTAAACT TGCTGCGGTGGCCTGTGTCGGGGCCTTCTATGAGAAGATGGGTCGAATGCTGGGAAGCTCCTTTCCAGACACCATTAACAATCTCCTGAAGGCGTTAAAGAGTGCAGAG tctCAGGGCAGGGGTGAAATCCTCATCAGCCTTCAGAAGGTGCTGAATGGGCTGGGAGGGGCTGCAGCCTCCTGCCACAGAGACATCTACAAGAATGCTCGTTCCCTCCTCACAGACAGGTCCATGGCTGTGCGCTGTGCTGTTGCTAAG TGTCTGCTGGAGCTGCAGAACGAGGCAGTGTTCATGCGCACCACTGAGCTGGAGAACGTAGCCACGCTCTGCTTCAAGGCCCTGGAGGGCTCCAACTATGGGGTGCGTGTGGCCGTGTCCAAGCTGCTGGGCTCTGTGATGGCCACAGCCCTGATGCCCAAGCAAGCTGCAG TGATGCGTCAGAACGTGAAGAGAGCCTctctggaggaggtgctggagctgctggccaCCGGGTTCCTGCGCGGGGGGTCGGGCTTCCtgaagagtgggggagagatgcTGAAGGGGGGCGGCTCTGTCAGCAGGGAGGTGCGGGTGGGAGTCACTCAG gcctACGTGGTGTTCGTGACCTCGCTGGGCGGGCAGTGGCTGGAGCGTAACTTTGCCACCTTCCTGTCCCACGTCCTGGACTTGGTGTCCCACCCGCGGGCCACGCAGACGCACGTGGAGGCGGTGTACTCCCGCCGCTGCGTGTCCTTCATGCTGCGCGCCACGCTGGGCGGACTCATGGGGGAGAAGGCCCAGATCGCTGCCGGCAAGGAGCTCTGCCAGGCTATCAGCAAGCAGATGAGGGCTGTGG aggCAGTAGTGAGtgacaccagtggagagagcAAGGCTGGGTTAGCTGATGTTTCGGCCAGTCAGCACGTCATGGTCTGTGCCCTTAAAGAGCTGGGCAGCCTCGTCCAGAGCCTCAGCGCTACGGCCTCACCCCTGATCCAGGAGCCCTCTGTcg GCCTGTTGGAGACGGTGACCTCGGTGCTGCTGCACCCCAGCATGGCAGCCCGGCTGGCGGCCGCCTGGTGTCTGCGCTGCGTTGCCGTGGCGCTGCCCTATCAGCTGACCCCGCTGCTGGAGCGCTGCGCCGAGCGCATCAACAACCTGAAGAGCTCCCCCGAGGCCGTGAGCGGGTACAGCTTCACCCTGGCAGTCCTGCTGGGGGGGATTCATCAGTGCCCCCTGGGCATCCCACACTCTAAGGGCAAG CTGGTGGTGAGCATAGCTGAGGATCTGCTCCGCACCGCAGCCCAGAACAGCCGTCTGTCCCTGCAGCGTacccaggctggctggctgctgttgGGAGCCCTGATGACCCTGG GACCCTCCCTGGTGCGCTACCACCTGCCCAAGATGCTGCTGCTGTGGAGGAACGTGTTCCCGCGCTcccagaaggagctggaggcggAGAAGGTCAGAGGAGACTCCTTCTCCTGGCAGGTCACCCTGGAGGGCCGGGCTGGAGCCCtctgtg cCATGCGGAGCTTCGTGGCCCACTGTCCAGAGCTGCTGACCGAGGATGTGATCCGCCGGCTGATGACTCCTGTAGAGTGCGCCATGACCATGATGTCACA TGTCCCTGCCGTCATCAAGGTCCATGGAGCTCACCTGAAGGCCAGCGCTGCCATGGTCAGACTGAGGCTGTACGACGTCCTGGCTCTCCTGCCCCCCAAGACATACGAAG GCAGCTTCAACGCTCTCCTGAGGGAGCTGGTGGCTGAGTTCACCCTGACAGACAACTCTGCCAACACCACCACATCCCTGCTGCGCTCGCTGTGCCACTACGACGACAGCGTCCTCATGGGCTCCTGGCTGCAGGAGACCGACCACAAGTGCATCGAGGATCAG CTACAGCCCAACAGCGCGTCAGGCAGCGGGGCCCTGGAGCACGacccctcctccatctaccTGAGAGTCCCCGTGGGCGAGGCCATCCCCgggcccctccccctgggcGTGTCCGTCATCGACGCCTCCGTCGCCCTGTTCGGCGTGGTATTCCCTCACGTCTCCTTCAAGCACAG gctgcagATGCTAGACCACTTTGCAGAGTGTATAAAACAGGCCAAGGGTGTTCGCCAGCAGGCAGTCCAGCTGAACATCTTCACTGCGGTTCTGAGTGCTCTGAAG GGCCTCGCAGAGAACAAGAGCACGCTGGGtcctgaggaggtgaggaagtcTGCGCTGGCGCTGGTGATGGGAGCCCTGGacaaccctaaccccatccTGCGCTGTGCTGCCGGGGAGGCGCTGGGCAGGATGGCCCAGGTGGTGGGAGAGGCCACCTTCATCGCCAGGATGGCTCAGTACAGCTTCGACAA gctGAAGTCGGCCCGTGACGTGGTGTCCAGGACGGGTCACTCCCTGGCGCTGGGCTGCCTGCATCGCTACGTGGGCGGGATCGGCTCCGGGCAGCACCTGAAGACCAGCGTGAGCATCCTGCTGGCCCTGGCCCAGGACGGCAGCTCCCATGAGGTCCAG aCTTGGGCGCTGCACTCGCTGGCTCTGATCGTGGACTCCAGCGGGCCCATGTACCGGGGCTACGTGGAGCCCACCCTGTCCCTGGTGctcaccctgctcctcagcgtgcccccctcccacaccgAGGTGCACCAGTGCCTGGGCCGCTGCCTGGGGGCCCTCATCACCACCGTGGGACCAGAGCTGCAGG GTAACGGAGCCACCATCTCCACTATCCGCTCGTCCTGTCTGGTGGGCTGTGCCATCATGCAGGATCACTCGGACTCCCTGGTGCAGGCGGCCGCCATCTCCTGTCTGCAGCAGCTGCACATGTTCGCCCCTCGCCACGTCAACCTGTCCAGCCTGGTGCCCTGCCTCTGT gTGCACCTGTGCAGCTCTCACCTGCTGCTGCGGCGCGCTGCGGTGGCCTGTCTGAGGCAGCTGGCCCAGAGGGAGGCTGCAGAGGTGTGTGAGTACGCCATGAGCCTGGCCAGGAAGGCCGGGGACCCCAAGGGCAGCAGCCCCCTCA AGCTGAACATCACAGAGACGGGTCTGGAGGGGGTCCTGTTCGGCATGCTGgaccgagagacagacaggaagctgtgCTCAGACATCCATGACACCCTGGGTCACATGCTGTCCTCGCTGGCGGTGGAGAAGCTCTCCCATTGGCTGAAGCTCTGTAAGGACGTCCTGGCTGCCACCACGG AGGTAGGGGGCGCTGTGGTCCCTCTGGACCGCGGGAAGGACGAGGAGGACTCTGAGAAGAAGGATGAGATGGACGATGACATCATGTTCACCTCCCTGGGCGAGGAGGACAAGGCCAAGCCGTCCGTGGCGCCCCGCTGGGTGACGCGGGTATTTGCGGCCGACTGTTTGTGCCGTATCATCCTGCTGTGTGAAAACGATCCCAAGAACCACTTTGACCTGGCGGCTGCCCGCGCCGCCAAGGCCAAGGACCCCAAAG GTGACCTGCTGGTGCTGCACCTGTCTGATCTGATCCGCATGGCCTTCATGGCTGCCACAGACCACAGCAGCCAGCTGCGCATGGCCGGGCTGCAGGCCCTGGAGGACATCATCAAGAAGTTTGCGTCCGTGCCGGAGCCTGAGTTCCCGGGCCACGTGATCCTGGAGCAGTACCAGGCCAAC GTGGGAGCTGCTCTGAGACCTGCGTTTTCCCCGGACACCCCATCTGACATCACCGCCAAGGCCTGCCAG gtgtgcagcaCGTGGATCGGCAGTGGTGTGGTCAGTGACCTGAACGACCTGCGCCGAGTCCACAACCTGCTGGTGTCGTCTCTGGACAAAGTGCAGGCTGGGAAGGGCTCCAGCCAGCTCTACAGCGAGAGCGCCACCACCATGGAGAAGCTGGCGGTGCTGAAAGCCTGGGCCGAG GTGTATGTGGTGGCCATGAAGATAAAGAAGGAGGCGGAGAGCATGCCGGCgcggggggaggatgaggaggaggaagaggaggaggaggacgagcggGGGGCAGGGGTGCTCCCTCCAGACAGCCTGGTCACCCTGGTGCAGCCGGAGCTGGCAGCGCTCAGCCGGCTGTGGTTGGCCATGCTGCAGGACCACGCCCTGCTCACCCTGCCCGCTGagttctcctctcagctgccacCCGACG gtgggGCGTTCTACACCCCAGAGACCATCGACACGGCTCGGCTGCATTACCGCAGCTCCTGGGCCCCGGTCCTCCACGCCGCGGCCCTCTGGCTCCTCACCACCGGCTTTGGGGCCAGTGAGGAACCCGGGGGGTCCCCCTTACCCCCCAGGGCCCCTggcaccccagccctcccccaggccagggcccccagcaccccagccctcccccaccacgaaccccccagcccctctaaGAGCTTTGATGAGCTGGTCAAGGACCGGATGCATCTCATGCTAG GCGTCAGTATCGAGTTCCTGTGTTTCCCCCGGCCGGAGGAACCTCTGGAGCACGTGATGTCCTGCCTGCTGGCCCTCTGCACGCTGCTGGACTCACCCCTCGCCAAGACACACATCGCACAGGACCag ctgcTGGCTGTGGAGCTGCTGAACGTGCTACACAGGCTGCTGCTGACCAGAGGCCCCCCTGCGGTCCAGCTGCAAGTGACCGCTGTGGTCCAGGAGACCATCAGAGCTGCTCTAGACCACCTGCTGCAGCGCCGGCAGAGCCAGG gtaaggaggagggtgagaaggaCTCCTCGAccatgggggagggaggcgacACTGGGGAGCTGCTCCCAGGGAAGTCCCTGGTGTTTGCTGCTATGGAGCTGCTGGTGTTCATCCTGGTGCGCCACCTGCCCCAGCTCAACGCCCGGGTCAGCGAGTCCCCCAACCGCGCGCCCCCGCAGACCCAGCGCCTGCCACCGGAGGGCGCTCTTCTGGTGGCCCACACCGTCTCCATCCTGGCTGAGCTGCCCTCGCTCTGCTCCCCCGCAG GCAGCATGACCATCCTGCCCACCGTGATGTTCCTGATCACGGGCGTGCTGAGGGAGACGGCCGTGCGCACGGCTGACGGCTCCGTGCCTCCGCCCGTGTCTGCCGCCCTGCAGGCCATCAAGAGCATCCTCACCTCCCCACAGGCGCGCGGAgacgccacacacacccagtggaCCGGCCTGGTCAGGAGCAGCCTGGCCTCTGTGTTGGAGTACGCCCAGCCAg ATGAGAGTCGGCCCAACATGGACCAGGTGAGCATGCTGACAGCCACCACCctgttcctgctctcctccagcgCTGAGCTGGCCGGGGTCTCCGTCCTGCAGAAGGGCTGCTTGGACCTGTTCCACAACGCTCTCAACTCCAGCGACCCCTGG GTCCAGGCCCGGTGCTACCAGCTGCTGCTGTCGGTGTTCCAGCAGTCGAGCAGGGCCGTGTCCACGCCCTACATCCACGCCCTGGCCCCCGtggtggtggagaagctgaGGGCGGTGGAGCGCTGCCGGCCCGCCAGCCCAGCTGAGCTGCAGGGTGTCCAGGAGGGCGTCAGGGCCCTGGAGGGCCTGGTGGCCATGGGAGACGAACAGAACC GAGTGCAGCTCCTGGCTCTGCTGGTTCCCACCTTGATCTCCTACCTGCTGGACGAGAGCGACTTCACCTCCGCTCCCCAGACCTCCAAAGGGCTGCATGACTTCGCCCTGCAGAACCTGATGCGGATCGGACCACTCTACCCCGCCGCCTTCAAGACTGTGATTG